In a genomic window of Treponema pectinovorum:
- a CDS encoding FtsW/RodA/SpoVE family cell cycle protein, with protein sequence MHSFNFFAERQISSYKKSDSVLIVLVLLFWGIGIVSLYFCSTNYAEKFFGNPFYFVQRQLVSSAIGFIFMTFLACIDVEKLRKLLPIIVLGSIVLCIFTFVPGIGIERNGARRWIKLPYFSTFQPSEAIKFAMVLYLANLFDKQEKLPEEEKSVLPAFVGLLIFTLIIFAQQDFSTGLFVFVIGLILFFVTGAKLSWFIPFSSLGIPFAALMILLKPYRVNRLVGFFAQDSYQQTFNWQINNAKTAISDGGFWGKGIGTGLSKLISVPEIQSDYIFAGWSEAMGLLGVAIYFILLGFFIYRIFKISMYCGNRFASIASFGFGSSIVCQSILNVAVVGGVLPSTGIPLPFFSSGGSSIVFTLAMCGFMINASRIEQDYESENYIVERIEL encoded by the coding sequence ATGCATAGCTTTAATTTTTTTGCAGAAAGACAAATTTCTTCATACAAAAAAAGCGACTCTGTATTGATTGTTTTGGTTTTGCTCTTTTGGGGAATTGGCATCGTGAGTCTTTATTTTTGTTCAACAAATTATGCCGAAAAATTTTTTGGAAATCCTTTTTATTTTGTACAAAGACAACTTGTGAGTTCTGCGATTGGTTTTATTTTTATGACATTTTTAGCTTGTATCGATGTTGAAAAATTGCGAAAGTTGCTTCCTATAATCGTTTTGGGCTCAATCGTTTTATGTATTTTTACTTTTGTTCCAGGAATTGGAATTGAAAGAAACGGTGCAAGACGCTGGATAAAACTTCCATATTTTTCGACTTTTCAACCTTCAGAAGCGATAAAATTTGCCATGGTTTTGTATCTTGCAAATCTATTTGATAAGCAAGAAAAGCTTCCTGAAGAAGAGAAATCTGTTTTACCAGCATTTGTCGGGCTCTTAATTTTTACGTTGATAATCTTTGCTCAGCAGGATTTTAGCACTGGGCTTTTTGTTTTTGTAATTGGATTGATTCTTTTTTTTGTGACAGGTGCAAAATTGAGCTGGTTTATTCCGTTTTCGTCGCTCGGAATTCCTTTTGCAGCTTTGATGATTTTGTTAAAACCATATCGCGTAAATCGTTTGGTTGGATTTTTTGCCCAAGATTCCTATCAACAAACTTTTAACTGGCAGATAAACAATGCAAAAACTGCAATAAGCGATGGTGGATTTTGGGGAAAAGGAATTGGCACTGGACTTTCAAAATTAATCAGCGTCCCAGAAATTCAATCGGACTACATTTTTGCAGGCTGGAGCGAAGCTATGGGGCTTTTGGGAGTTGCAATATATTTTATCCTTTTGGGATTTTTCATATACAGAATTTTTAAAATTTCTATGTATTGTGGTAACAGATTTGCTTCGATTGCAAGTTTTGGTTTTGGTTCGAGCATTGTTTGCCAGTCAATTTTAAATGTAGCGGTTGTTGGCGGCGTTCTTCCTTCAACAGGAATTCCTCTTCCATTTTTTAGTTCGGGAGGTTCTTCAATAGTATTCACGCTTGCGATGTGCGGTTTTATGATAAATGCGTCGAGAATAGAACAAGATTATGAAAGTGAAAATTATATCGTAGAGAGAATTGAGTTATGA
- a CDS encoding UDP-N-acetylmuramoyl-tripeptide--D-alanyl-D-alanine ligase has protein sequence MCERLENKNFSSLLNLNEILPCVCGTLLNENADESMFCFTSVCTDSRNVVEKSLFIPLIGEFQDGHSYIEQAIKKGATVIFVCRKSFNEKEDFYKKIAKENPCVFFIMVENTLYALQKAAERYVQKFPDLIRVSITGSSGKTTTKEIAYSILKEKYKVRCNKGNFNSETGLPLSCFEIRPGDEVALLEMGMNREGEIGELCEVFKPQYAGITNIGTAHIGKLGSREKIAEEKKKIFNHLSQNGVAIIPKDDDYADFLSQGVNAKIVYYGKNVKGNGIEFVKDAGIDGTFFKIEGQEVHLAIPGIYNYSNALLAIEIGRALGLSVKQIKDGIEKVKALDGRSKIVKGKYSILEDCYNANPDSMEKALEFAKDVKISGKKIFVLGSMLELGSESFNAHCAVGKKAVQCGSDEIFFVGKEMVFAYEEAKIACAGKNIHLNYFEKTDDEVMNAIALKIKNSAPDGSFILLKGSHSIALERLVPLLHDAQTEGKHA, from the coding sequence ATGTGTGAACGACTTGAAAATAAAAATTTTTCTTCTCTGCTCAATCTAAATGAAATTTTGCCTTGTGTTTGTGGCACTTTGCTAAACGAAAATGCTGACGAATCTATGTTTTGCTTTACCAGCGTTTGCACGGACAGCAGAAATGTTGTTGAAAAAAGCCTTTTTATCCCTCTGATTGGAGAATTTCAGGATGGACATTCTTATATTGAGCAGGCAATTAAAAAAGGCGCCACTGTAATTTTTGTCTGTCGCAAATCCTTTAACGAAAAAGAAGATTTTTATAAAAAAATTGCAAAAGAAAATCCTTGTGTATTTTTCATAATGGTAGAAAACACTTTATATGCGCTTCAAAAAGCGGCAGAACGATATGTTCAAAAATTTCCAGATTTGATAAGGGTTTCTATAACAGGCTCGAGCGGAAAAACCACAACAAAAGAGATCGCTTATTCAATTTTAAAAGAAAAATACAAGGTGCGTTGCAACAAAGGAAATTTCAACAGCGAAACAGGGCTCCCGCTTTCTTGCTTTGAAATTCGACCTGGCGATGAAGTTGCACTTTTAGAGATGGGAATGAACCGCGAAGGTGAAATTGGCGAATTGTGCGAAGTTTTTAAACCGCAATATGCAGGAATAACAAATATCGGCACTGCTCACATAGGAAAACTCGGAAGCAGAGAAAAAATTGCAGAGGAAAAGAAAAAAATTTTCAATCATCTTTCGCAAAACGGTGTTGCTATAATTCCAAAAGATGATGATTATGCGGATTTTCTTTCGCAAGGTGTAAACGCAAAAATCGTCTATTACGGTAAAAATGTAAAAGGGAACGGAATTGAGTTTGTAAAAGATGCAGGAATCGATGGCACTTTTTTTAAGATTGAAGGCCAAGAAGTTCACCTTGCAATCCCTGGAATTTACAATTATTCAAATGCGCTTTTGGCAATAGAAATTGGACGAGCCTTAGGTTTGTCTGTAAAACAGATAAAAGACGGCATTGAAAAAGTTAAGGCTTTAGACGGACGAAGCAAAATCGTAAAAGGCAAATATTCGATACTGGAAGACTGCTACAATGCAAATCCAGATTCTATGGAAAAGGCTTTAGAGTTTGCAAAAGATGTAAAAATCAGCGGAAAAAAGATTTTTGTTTTAGGTTCAATGCTTGAACTTGGAAGCGAATCTTTTAATGCTCACTGTGCTGTCGGGAAAAAAGCAGTTCAATGCGGATCAGATGAAATATTTTTTGTCGGCAAAGAGATGGTTTTCGCTTACGAAGAGGCAAAAATCGCTTGTGCTGGGAAAAATATTCATCTTAATTATTTTGAAAAAACTGATGACGAAGTGATGAACGCAATCGCTTTAAAGATAAAAAATTCTGCACCAGATGGCAGTTTTATACTTTTAAAAGGAAGCCACAGCATTGCACTCGAGCGGCTTGTTCCTCTTTTGCACGATGCGCAGACGGAGGGCAAGCATGCATAG
- the ftsL gene encoding cell division protein FtsL, whose product MSKKNGTKTKVLAYLIAILIPLLLVLQAFQSYRYKKLMNEIRALEKKQVELVDQNRKLISDISVLSSSDRIEKIAKDELGMHKAGTGDIVRVEIKGEN is encoded by the coding sequence ATGAGCAAAAAAAATGGAACCAAGACAAAAGTTTTAGCGTATCTCATTGCAATTTTAATTCCACTGCTTTTAGTTTTGCAGGCTTTTCAATCCTATCGCTATAAAAAATTGATGAACGAAATTCGTGCCTTAGAAAAAAAACAGGTTGAACTCGTAGACCAGAACAGAAAATTGATTTCGGACATAAGTGTTCTTTCAAGTTCCGACAGAATAGAAAAAATTGCAAAAGACGAACTAGGAATGCATAAAGCTGGAACTGGCGACATCGTTCGTGTAGAAATTAAGGGAGAAAATTAA
- the rsmH gene encoding 16S rRNA (cytosine(1402)-N(4))-methyltransferase RsmH, with translation MEIVHTPVLLNECLNYLSPIGEPFEDDAFMIDSTLGEGGHSYAFLSKFPNLKIIGLDADKNIQQKAKIRLAPFGERMKFFNGWFNDFYENYDLSQRRPDLILFDLGISVYHYEQSGRGFSFRYDEKLDMRLNTAEGETAADIVNTKGEEELANLIYLYSDEKMSRRIAKAIVNARNLGKITSSKALSDIIWDAVPSNYRYAQIHPATRTFQALRIAVNNELSHLPKALHCAFNVLKNGGKMGVITFHSLEDRIVKNYFRNLGKSCVCPPEQAICSCGGSPCAEILTRKPVEPTQDEIKINSPSRSAKLRVVRKIKDATKAHLVAIE, from the coding sequence TTGGAAATTGTTCATACTCCAGTGCTTTTAAATGAGTGCTTAAATTATTTAAGTCCCATTGGCGAGCCTTTTGAAGACGATGCTTTTATGATTGACTCGACGCTTGGCGAAGGTGGGCATTCTTATGCCTTTCTGTCTAAATTTCCAAACTTAAAAATTATCGGTTTGGATGCCGATAAAAATATTCAGCAAAAAGCAAAAATTCGCCTTGCACCTTTTGGCGAGCGGATGAAGTTTTTTAACGGCTGGTTCAACGATTTTTATGAAAATTACGATTTATCACAGAGAAGGCCGGATTTAATACTCTTTGATTTAGGAATAAGCGTTTATCATTATGAACAAAGTGGAAGAGGATTTTCGTTTCGTTATGATGAAAAACTCGATATGCGTCTGAATACTGCTGAGGGCGAAACTGCTGCGGATATCGTAAATACAAAAGGCGAAGAAGAGCTTGCAAATCTTATTTACCTTTACAGCGACGAAAAAATGAGCCGCCGCATTGCAAAGGCAATCGTCAACGCAAGGAATCTTGGGAAAATTACTTCTTCAAAAGCGCTCTCTGATATAATTTGGGATGCAGTTCCCTCAAATTACAGATACGCTCAAATTCATCCTGCAACAAGGACTTTTCAAGCGTTGCGGATTGCCGTAAATAATGAACTTTCGCATCTTCCAAAAGCACTACACTGCGCTTTTAATGTTTTAAAAAATGGTGGAAAAATGGGCGTTATAACGTTTCATTCGCTGGAAGACAGAATTGTAAAAAATTATTTTAGAAATCTCGGAAAAAGTTGCGTTTGTCCACCCGAGCAGGCAATCTGCTCTTGTGGGGGAAGTCCGTGTGCAGAGATTTTAACTCGTAAGCCTGTAGAGCCGACTCAAGACGAAATAAAAATCAATTCACCAAGCAGAAGTGCAAAATTGCGCGTGGTCAGAAAGATAAAAGATGCGACAAAGGCCCATCTCGTTGCAATAGAGTAA
- the mraZ gene encoding division/cell wall cluster transcriptional repressor MraZ — MELLTGEYRNTLDEKGRILFPSKLRNELFTETEKNILIVTQSFDRCLWLYTLDEWKNLSSKIMETASPFSRQNRLVLRTLIAPAQEVELDKSGRLSIPQSLREYANLTKECVILGINRYMELWDAQTYAEYLNENDENLKDAAEDLRSISL; from the coding sequence ATGGAATTGCTAACTGGTGAGTACCGAAATACTTTGGATGAAAAAGGGCGAATTCTTTTTCCTTCAAAGCTTAGAAATGAACTTTTCACGGAAACAGAAAAGAATATTCTCATCGTTACGCAATCTTTTGACCGTTGCTTGTGGCTTTATACTCTCGATGAATGGAAAAACCTTTCTTCCAAAATCATGGAAACGGCTTCTCCTTTTAGTCGTCAAAATAGACTTGTTCTTCGCACCCTTATTGCTCCTGCTCAAGAAGTTGAACTAGACAAAAGCGGTAGGCTTTCAATCCCACAGAGTTTGCGTGAATATGCAAATTTGACAAAAGAATGTGTGATTCTTGGAATTAACAGATATATGGAACTTTGGGACGCACAAACTTACGCAGAGTATCTTAACGAAAATGATGAAAATCTTAAGGATGCGGCGGAAGATTTGCGTTCTATAAGTTTGTAG
- the pyk gene encoding pyruvate kinase, giving the protein MILQKTKIVCSIGPSSNQDETIRKMIQAGMNIARFNFSHGEHSWHKEAMDRVKKIAAQEKRLVAILLDTKGPEIRTGKTLDDKDISIKSGDIFEVTADDSPCYAAENSGNLKKNGHLSLTWKEATQKLKAGNKILVADGLIEFSVENIEKDKVICKALNNGTIGSRKNVNLVGVHAGLPIMSAQDKDDIAFGVEQNIDFIAASFVSFPEEVVEIRKYLKSLGSNAKIIAKIENEEGLNNIDRIIEEADGIMVARGDLGVQVPTERIPLAQKKIIRKCRQAAKTVITATQMLDSMVVNPRPTRAELTDVANAVIDGTDAVMLSGETAGGKYPVEAVETMSRIVRTTESSDEYRLRMRTLYIEEEKNYSSQPDKNIGKTVASTAYNLALNISAKAIISPTLHGNTSKMISSFRPEQIVIAVTPDEQVARQLMLNWGVNPILCEKVYDSETMIQNSIKVALDENSVAMSDSVVMIASIPLHSPLMANTIKVIVVGNVLARGKNHGYSNKKSPLAFGRIVNVEKPDEAIEFIRNSKNTILVCNRLTNEFIPLLRLVNGVIAESGSDLSAETLTSCSKNLVWLTDSPCVTASLETGLSVTIDGQKGLVYEGFI; this is encoded by the coding sequence ATGATTTTACAAAAGACAAAAATTGTATGTTCAATAGGACCTTCTTCTAACCAAGACGAAACGATTAGAAAGATGATTCAGGCAGGGATGAATATCGCACGCTTTAATTTTTCGCACGGCGAACACAGCTGGCACAAAGAAGCGATGGATAGGGTAAAAAAAATCGCTGCTCAAGAAAAAAGACTAGTCGCAATCTTACTAGATACAAAAGGGCCAGAGATTAGAACAGGAAAAACTCTCGACGACAAGGACATTTCAATAAAATCCGGAGATATTTTTGAAGTAACTGCTGACGACAGCCCTTGTTACGCAGCAGAAAATTCTGGCAATCTCAAAAAAAACGGACATCTTTCGCTTACCTGGAAAGAAGCTACACAAAAACTCAAGGCCGGAAATAAAATTTTAGTTGCGGACGGACTTATCGAATTTTCAGTTGAAAATATAGAAAAGGATAAAGTCATCTGCAAAGCTTTAAACAATGGAACTATCGGCAGCCGAAAGAATGTAAATCTTGTGGGAGTTCACGCAGGACTTCCAATAATGTCCGCTCAGGATAAAGATGATATTGCTTTTGGCGTAGAACAAAATATCGATTTTATTGCAGCAAGTTTTGTAAGTTTTCCAGAAGAAGTTGTAGAGATTCGAAAATATTTAAAATCGCTCGGAAGCAATGCAAAAATAATCGCAAAGATAGAAAACGAAGAAGGCTTGAATAATATAGATCGCATAATTGAAGAAGCAGACGGAATAATGGTTGCTAGAGGAGATTTAGGAGTTCAAGTTCCAACAGAAAGAATCCCGCTTGCTCAAAAGAAGATTATACGAAAGTGCAGACAAGCCGCTAAAACTGTAATAACAGCAACTCAAATGCTAGATTCTATGGTTGTAAATCCACGCCCAACTCGTGCTGAACTTACAGACGTTGCAAACGCAGTCATCGACGGAACAGACGCTGTAATGCTTTCTGGAGAAACAGCAGGAGGAAAATATCCTGTAGAAGCGGTAGAAACAATGTCGCGCATAGTAAGGACGACAGAATCGTCCGACGAATACAGGCTTAGGATGAGAACTCTCTATATCGAAGAAGAAAAAAATTATTCTTCGCAGCCGGATAAAAACATCGGAAAAACAGTTGCCAGCACCGCTTATAACCTGGCATTAAACATAAGCGCAAAAGCGATAATCTCTCCAACTCTGCATGGAAATACCTCAAAAATGATAAGCAGTTTTAGGCCTGAGCAGATAGTGATTGCGGTAACTCCAGACGAACAGGTTGCAAGACAACTCATGCTAAATTGGGGAGTAAATCCAATACTGTGCGAAAAAGTTTACGACTCAGAGACGATGATTCAAAATTCTATAAAAGTTGCCTTAGACGAAAATTCTGTTGCCATGAGCGACAGCGTAGTTATGATTGCATCAATTCCTTTGCACAGTCCTCTTATGGCAAACACTATAAAAGTAATCGTAGTTGGCAATGTTTTAGCACGAGGAAAAAATCACGGATATTCAAACAAAAAATCACCGTTGGCATTTGGAAGAATCGTAAATGTGGAAAAGCCAGACGAGGCGATTGAATTTATAAGGAATTCCAAAAATACAATCCTAGTCTGCAATCGCCTTACAAATGAGTTTATTCCTCTTTTGAGGTTGGTAAACGGAGTTATAGCAGAAAGTGGAAGCGACCTTTCCGCAGAAACTTTGACTTCATGCAGCAAAAATCTAGTTTGGCTAACAGATTCGCCTTGTGTTACAGCCTCTCTTGAAACAGGACTTTCCGTAACTATCGACGGTCAAAAAGGGCTTGTATACGAAGGATTTATCTAA
- a CDS encoding flagellar filament outer layer protein FlaA has protein sequence MKKLLTVLCAMTVAGFAFAQNSSLSEPDPTIIGADSAKQALREVSVDKFEVEGSWNASISPDYGVIASRLFDGSPAMKEPLSSEENSPDTKVLGVKVEFFRRGINSFFIRSARPIPIEGVTKTISMWVAGRNMDHEIFVLVQDYFGNNFELYLGNLGFSGWKKLTVAVPPTPDGEHGIIQQSAYNGVRPGLKVLGFRIDCDPALARGQYYVYFDDLRAVTDLYDLENRDEDDIMDDW, from the coding sequence ATGAAAAAGTTACTTACAGTTCTTTGTGCAATGACTGTTGCAGGCTTTGCATTTGCACAAAATTCAAGCCTTTCAGAACCTGATCCAACAATCATAGGCGCTGATTCAGCAAAGCAGGCGCTCCGTGAAGTTTCAGTTGATAAATTTGAAGTTGAAGGTTCTTGGAACGCTTCTATTTCTCCAGATTATGGCGTTATTGCTTCAAGACTTTTTGATGGAAGTCCTGCAATGAAAGAGCCTTTGTCTAGCGAAGAAAATTCTCCTGATACAAAAGTTTTGGGCGTTAAGGTTGAATTTTTCCGTCGTGGAATAAATTCTTTCTTTATCCGCTCCGCTCGTCCTATTCCAATCGAAGGTGTTACAAAGACAATCTCTATGTGGGTTGCTGGACGCAATATGGATCACGAAATTTTTGTTTTAGTTCAGGATTATTTCGGAAACAATTTTGAACTTTATCTTGGAAATCTTGGATTTTCTGGCTGGAAAAAACTTACTGTTGCAGTTCCTCCTACTCCAGATGGAGAGCATGGAATTATTCAGCAGAGTGCTTACAATGGTGTAAGACCTGGTCTTAAAGTTTTAGGCTTCAGAATTGATTGCGATCCAGCTTTGGCTCGTGGTCAGTATTATGTTTACTTTGATGATTTGCGCGCGGTTACAGATCTTTACGACCTTGAAAACCGTGATGAAGATGACATCATGGATGACTGGTAG
- a CDS encoding flagellar filament outer layer protein FlaA, giving the protein MKKSVIALASLALLFGFCAPLIAQPSSRAVETFIVDDFDNKGEKNLYQTMVDLDQWTWAVQTSRNINKDAGFPKFGYFDGQPNSLKALNKDKDAQPKVLGVKTSFLRKGENWFEIYPEVNGKPYEIPFVGTCTQIDFWVWGANYLYYIDLLVRDAEGRVHTLPAGTLSFNGWKNVVVSVPGSIRQRSRLRSGPTTMTFVGFRIRTDPDEYVDDFNIFLDQLKYTTNTLSNIFDGYELKDIDFGGSSSGSSSTSEAK; this is encoded by the coding sequence ATGAAAAAAAGCGTTATTGCTTTAGCGAGTCTTGCTCTTCTTTTTGGATTCTGTGCTCCACTAATTGCACAGCCAAGCAGTAGGGCAGTGGAAACTTTTATTGTTGACGATTTTGACAATAAGGGAGAAAAAAATTTGTACCAAACTATGGTCGATTTAGACCAGTGGACTTGGGCTGTTCAAACTAGCCGTAACATCAATAAAGATGCAGGTTTTCCTAAGTTTGGTTATTTTGATGGTCAGCCGAATTCGCTCAAAGCTTTAAACAAAGACAAAGATGCGCAACCAAAAGTATTGGGAGTAAAGACAAGTTTTTTGCGAAAGGGTGAAAACTGGTTCGAAATTTATCCAGAAGTAAACGGGAAGCCTTACGAGATTCCGTTTGTAGGAACTTGTACTCAGATTGATTTTTGGGTTTGGGGTGCGAATTATCTGTATTACATAGATCTTTTGGTTAGAGATGCTGAAGGTCGCGTTCATACTTTACCTGCAGGAACCCTTTCATTTAACGGATGGAAGAATGTAGTTGTTTCTGTTCCTGGCTCTATACGTCAGCGTTCAAGACTTCGCAGTGGTCCTACTACAATGACTTTTGTTGGTTTCCGCATTCGAACAGATCCTGATGAATATGTTGACGATTTCAATATTTTCCTAGATCAGTTAAAGTATACAACTAATACTTTGAGCAATATATTTGACGGTTATGAATTAAAAGATATAGATTTTGGTGGATCTTCATCTGGTAGTTCATCAACAAGTGAGGCTAAATAA
- a CDS encoding class II fructose-bisphosphate aldolase, with the protein MVSYKDLGLVNTREMFAKAVKGGYAIPAYNFSNMEQLQAIIQACVETKSPVILQVSKGARSYASPILLRWMARGAVEYAHELGCDIPIALHLDHGGDFEIAKDCIDNGFSSIMIDGSALPYDENVALTKKVVEYAHKFDVTVEGELGVLAGVEDEVSAEQSHYTKPEEVQDFVQKTGVDSLAISIGTSHGRMKFTPEQCTRNADGVLIPPPLAFDILHEIEKKLPGFPIVLHGSSSVPVEYVRMIEQYGGKIPDSVGIPEEQLREAAKSAVCKINIDSDGRLAMTALVRKVLTEHPDEFDPRKYLGPAREELKKMYAHKNKDVLGSAGKA; encoded by the coding sequence ATGGTAAGTTACAAAGATTTAGGGCTTGTAAACACAAGAGAGATGTTTGCAAAGGCTGTAAAAGGCGGATATGCCATTCCAGCATACAATTTTAGCAATATGGAGCAACTACAGGCGATAATTCAGGCCTGTGTAGAGACAAAATCTCCTGTAATACTTCAAGTTTCAAAAGGCGCTCGCTCTTATGCAAGCCCTATTTTATTGCGATGGATGGCTCGAGGTGCGGTTGAGTATGCTCACGAATTGGGCTGCGATATTCCGATTGCTTTGCACCTTGACCACGGTGGAGATTTTGAAATTGCAAAAGACTGCATAGATAACGGTTTTTCTTCTATAATGATAGATGGCTCTGCACTTCCTTACGACGAAAATGTAGCACTCACAAAAAAAGTTGTAGAATATGCGCATAAATTTGACGTAACGGTAGAAGGCGAACTTGGAGTTTTGGCGGGAGTTGAAGACGAAGTTTCTGCAGAACAAAGCCACTACACAAAACCTGAAGAAGTTCAGGATTTTGTTCAAAAGACAGGAGTAGATTCGCTTGCAATATCGATTGGAACTTCGCACGGAAGAATGAAGTTTACACCAGAGCAGTGCACAAGGAATGCAGACGGAGTTTTAATTCCTCCTCCATTGGCTTTTGACATTCTCCACGAGATAGAAAAAAAACTTCCAGGATTTCCAATCGTTCTACATGGCTCATCTTCTGTCCCAGTTGAATATGTAAGGATGATAGAACAGTACGGAGGAAAAATTCCAGACTCTGTAGGAATTCCAGAAGAGCAGTTGAGAGAAGCTGCAAAATCTGCGGTTTGTAAAATAAATATAGATTCTGACGGAAGACTTGCGATGACTGCTTTGGTCAGAAAAGTTCTTACAGAACATCCTGATGAATTCGACCCAAGAAAATATCTTGGACCTGCTCGTGAAGAATTAAAAAAGATGTACGCACATAAAAACAAAGACGTTTTGGGTTCAGCAGGAAAAGCATAA
- the infC gene encoding translation initiation factor IF-3: MSDIKGLRINEQIRVREVRLIDDEGDKSEAKIISTHEALELAKERNLDLVEVSPNANPPVCKILNFGKYRYEQEKRLRDSRKNQKVLKLKEIRMQPKIGSGDLDTKAKHVQEFLDAGDKVKVTIRFRGRELAHTELGYDVLKEVEKRLREGSYGIEKAPAIEGRFMSMTLNSKVKQG; this comes from the coding sequence TTGTCAGACATAAAAGGTTTAAGAATTAACGAGCAGATTCGTGTTCGTGAGGTTCGTTTGATTGATGATGAAGGGGACAAAAGCGAAGCAAAGATAATTTCAACTCACGAGGCCCTGGAATTAGCGAAAGAGAGAAATCTCGACCTTGTAGAAGTGTCACCTAATGCAAATCCACCGGTTTGTAAGATTCTTAATTTTGGTAAGTACAGGTACGAGCAGGAAAAAAGACTCCGTGATTCCCGCAAGAACCAAAAAGTCCTTAAACTTAAGGAAATTCGCATGCAGCCAAAAATTGGTTCAGGCGACCTTGATACTAAGGCAAAGCATGTTCAGGAATTTCTTGACGCTGGCGACAAGGTTAAAGTTACGATTCGTTTCCGCGGTCGTGAACTTGCTCACACAGAGTTGGGATACGATGTCCTGAAAGAAGTTGAAAAAAGGCTTAGAGAGGGCTCATACGGCATTGAAAAAGCTCCAGCAATCGAAGGACGTTTTATGTCGATGACCTTAAATTCTAAAGTCAAACAAGGATGA
- the rpmI gene encoding 50S ribosomal protein L35 — protein MPKMKTKKASAKRFTLTGTGKVKYKKMNLRHILTKKSSKRKMHLRASGILSEDSAAKIRKQQLPYG, from the coding sequence ATGCCTAAAATGAAGACAAAGAAAGCCTCCGCAAAGAGATTTACTCTTACAGGAACAGGCAAAGTTAAGTACAAGAAGATGAATCTTCGTCATATTTTGACAAAGAAATCATCAAAAAGAAAGATGCACCTTCGTGCGTCAGGAATTCTTTCTGAGGATTCAGCAGCAAAAATCAGAAAACAGCAACTTCCGTATGGCTAA